The Aspergillus fumigatus Af293 chromosome 3, whole genome shotgun sequence region CAATTTCGCGCTGGCCGTATCATGCCTTTGTGCATGGACCCGTCTGTCGAGTTTGTGGCCACCGTATTGGCCATCCTGCGGGCCGGGTCTGCCTATGTCATTCTCGACCCTGAAGGTTCTGCGCAACGTAACCGCGTTATTGCGGAGGATTGCGGTTGCGAACCTGTCATTGTTCACGAAAAGTATGCGGCCTTCTTTGATCACAGCGTCACAATCGAGAGCATCCAGTCGATTCAGAACCACGGACAACTTGACCCTCCTTCGATAACCCCATCCGACCTTGCATACTTGATCTATACCTCTGGCTCAACTGGTACCCCCAAGGGAGTCCTCCTCAGCCACCGTGCTGTCTCTCATGGCATCGACCAATTCCAACTCAACGGCCGCAAGCGATGGCTGCTCTTCTACAAccccatcttctccgcagcGCAACGGACCATCCTGGCCACCCTGTCCAAGGGCGCCTGTCTTTGCCTCACCAGGCGAGACCGACTTGCAACTGCATTGCCCGAGGTGTTGAATAACCTTCAGATCGATGCCCTGGGTATCACTCCCTCGGCACTCGCCTTACTATCCCCCGGCGAGACACCAGCTTGCTTGCAACAGATTACCACTGTTGGCGAGCCACTCAGCCAGTCCCTTGTCAACAAATGGGCAGACAGAGTCCACCTGCGCGTCTCATATGGACTTAGCGAATGTGCCCAACTGAACTTCTCCCGTCAACTCCAGCCAGGTGATAACCCCCGCAATCCTGGCCTCCCGTCTGACACAACCACCGCGATTGTCCTGGAGCCTGGCACCATGACTCGTCTTTCTGTCAACGAACCCGGTGAGCTCTGTCTGTATGGTCCTCAGGTTGCCAATGGCTACCACCAACGACAGAAGGAAACCCAAGCTGCCTTTGTCAAGGCACCAAAGGATACCCACGGCACGATGATGTTCCGCACCGGCGATCTGGCTGTCCAGCGTGAAGATGGAACGTTTGAGATTTTGGGTCGTATCGATCACCAAGTCAAAATCCACGGTCAGAGGGTGGAGCCTGAGGAAGTGGCTGCCAAGCTAGCAACGGTGAAGGGCGTAGCCAGCTTGGCGTGTGTGGGATGTTACATCAACGAGCGCATGTCGCTTGTTGCGGCTATTGTCCCTTCACCCGAGGCTGACTGGGGAACGCTCGTGCAGTACCTGCGCGATCATGCTCGCCAGTCTTTTCCGCCGTACATGGTTCCCAGCTATTGGATGTCGTGCACCGAGTTTCCCACCAACCAGAATGGAAAAGTGGATTTCCGGGCCATTCGTCGACTTGCTGAAAGCACTGAGGTCAGCAAGATGTTGGGCCACAGCACTTCGCCGAAAGACGGTGCTACAGCTGGCCTGAGCGAGACTGCCTCGAAGATTGCACAGGTTTGGGCAGCAGTGCTAAATCTGCCTGCGTCCTCTATCATACCCTCCGATTCCCTGGTGGCACTGGGAGGAACCTCCATTGACGCAATCCGTGCGATCAGAGAATTAAAGGGACACGGAATTCACGTTGAGTTGGCGGATATGCTTCAGGCGCACACGATCGAGGAAATTGCGGATACCGTCCAACTTGACTCGAGTCCAACTCACGTTAGCAATGAGCCAGCCGCGCCTTTCGACTACATCTCTGATGCAGTGCTCAAGGCGGACCTCCTTGCCGACCGTCGTGTTGTCGATGCGTATCCTGTCACCGCACTCCAAGAAGGCATCCTGGCCAGCACGCTGCAAGGTAGTCAGGACTACCTGTACCAACGCGTTTTTGATGTTCGCCATCTCGACCTTGTACGGTTGCAACTGGCATTCCAAGTCGTCTTCTGGCGTACCGAACTCCTCAAATCTACTTTCGTCGCCGCGGCCAAGGGCTTCCTTCAGGTTGTCCGCAATGACTTTAACCTACCTTGGTCGGAAGTTTCCCTGAGTCTGTCCGAGTACCTCGAACAGGACAAGAACAACGGTGTCACACTAGGCGAGCCATTCATGCGTGTCGCCGTCCTGGACCGAAGCATTCTCGTGGTCTCGGTTCATCATGCACTCTTCGACTTCTGGTCTCACAGATTCCTTTTCGACGACGTCGCTCGTGTGTACTACGGCCGCCGGCCTGAGAAGCGCCCCGAGTGGAAGTCGTTCGTGGGCCTTCTTCACACAAGAGACACAAAGGCATCTCAGGACTTCTGGAGAGAACACCTTGGCGAAGCTGTTCCCACAGTGCTCAATTACGCTCCTGTGACAAAGACATCCACAGCCAGACGCACTGTCAGCCAGGAGGTGAGGGCCGCATCATCGGCGTTGCGTGCTCCTCTGGGTGCAATTATCCATGCGGCCTGGGCTCTCGTCCTCTCCTCCCACATCGCCTCAAAGTCTGTCACAATGGCGACGGCTGTTTCAGGTCGCGAGCTGCCTGTTCCAGGTATTGAGGCTCTGAACGGACCTACACTGGCTGTTGTTCCCTACGCAATCGCCATTGATTCGGAGCAGACACTTCAGCAGCTGGTGCAGTCTGTCAACACCAGTCTCTGGAAGGTCATCAAGCACTCCCAGGTCGGAGTGCGGAATGCGCTGGCCGCTGCTGAGCGCCAGGGTACTACTCTCTTCGACACCATGGTCAATATCCTTGTCAATGGCAAGGTTAACGATGATATTTCCAAGGAGGTGTTCCAGCTCTATGGTCGGCGACCAGTATGGAGAACCGAGTACACAACACTGAACGTCGAGGAGGGCGCTACGGGTATCGACGTCACGCTCACATCGCCCATGGAAGAGCATCGTTTGGAGTTCATTCTGGAGCAGTTCTGCATGGCACTGAATCTCATTGCATCCAATCCTCGACAGACTGTCAAGGCTACTAACCTGGTCAGCGAGACAGAACTACAGTTCATGCTTCAATCACATAAGAACTTGCCTGATGCCACTCGCACGTTAAATGGCCAATTCGAAGCCACGGTCCGCACATACCCCAATCGGACGGCCATTAACTACCAGAACGAGCAGTTCCTTACATACGCTGAGCTGGATTCCGAGGCAAACCGCATGACACACTATCTCTCCGAGCTTGGTGTAGTGCCGGGTGACATCGTCCCTCTTCTCCTAGAGAAGTCGCCATTGATGATCAAGGCGATTCTCGCCTTATTCAAGCTCGGCGCTGCGTATGTGCCTCTAAGTCCCGAAAACCCCTTGGAAAGAAACGCGTACATCGCTCGCGACGTCAGCGCAAAATTCGTCCTCACGGAGAAGGAACATGAAGCCTACTTTGCCTCAGAAAGTGATATTCCCAGCGTCCTCCTGGACCAGGCCAACCTTTCCCAATATGGCCCCGAGCCACAGCTCGTTACTGTGTCTCCGGATGCTCTTGCTTACCTCCTCTACACCTCGGGAAGTACTGGTCTTCCCAAGGGTGTCATGGTGACACATGGCGCCTGTGCAGCTGCCATGCAATCGATCATCGAGTTTGAGCATCGTCAGGGCCAGGAGTCAAGGATGCTACAGTTCTCCAACTATGTCTTTGACGTCTCGCTGTATGACTTCTTCGTAGCACTGCACAGCGGCGGCACTCTCTGCATTGCGCCCTCGGAGCGCTTGTTAAACAACCTGGCAGAGGTTATCAACGAGATGAACGTCAACCATGTTTTCCTCACTCCCACTGTGGCTCGACTGCTGAATCCCAAGGATGTTCCCAACCTGGAGTCCATGACTGTCGGCGGTGAACAGCTGACCCGTGACGTGGTGACAACATGGGCATCGCGAGTGACACTTCGCAATGGCTACGGGCCTACCGAGGCTTCTGTGCTGGTGACAATGAAGGACGTTGATACTGACACAACTGGAGGCAATATCGGCAGGCCCCTTGCCTCTGTGGGTGCCATCGTCCTCGAAGCAGATGGAGTCCGTCCTGTTCCTTACGGCGCTGTCGGAGAGCTGTGCTTCTTCGGGCCGCAGCTTGCGCAGGGGTATTTCAAGAAGCCTGATATTACCAGTGCCGCTTTCATCGAGAGTGAAGTGCTCAACGGCCGACGCCTATACCGCAGTGGTGACTTGGCCCGCTATCTCCCGAACGGAGACATTGAGTGCTTGGGCCGCAAGGACGACCAGGTTAAGATCAACGGTCATCGAATTGAACTGGGAGAGATAGAACAGGCCTTCTTGCGGACTGGTGAGATTAAGGACTGTGTGTTAACAGTCTGGAAGCACAACAGCACTGCTCATCTCGTTGCGGTCGCGGTTTTTGATGGTGCTTCTTCCGAAAAGCCGGGTGAGGTGCTTCCCCTGGATGGTTTTGCCGAGAACGTGCAGCGTGTCCGGTCCAAGCTCACTGGCCTTACTCCATACATGATTCCTAAGGCAATCGTCCCTCTTTCGTCACTCCCAAGACTTCCCTCCGGCAAGGCCAATCGCAAGCAGCTCAAGGCGATGGTACAGTCTCTGAGTCAGGGCGAACTGACCAAGTTCTCATTCGACAAGGTCGGCGCTGCGCAGTCAAAGGGTGCGGTTATCCCTCTGGCGTCTGAGACGCAAAAGGTGCTGCAGCAAGGATGGATCGAAACACTGCAGCTTGCCGACGATGACTTTGGTTTGGAAGCCGACTTCCtcagcctcggcggcgattCCATTGCCGCCATCAATCTCGTCAGCTGGCTCAGACGCAAGCAACTCAAGATCTCCGTGCGAGATGTACTCAAATACACTAGCCTCGGTGCAATGGCCGACCAGCTGAAGGGCGAGTCGGGCGATGCACATCAGATTCAAAAGAAGACTTTCACGCCTCCCTCGGAGATCGATGCTGCTATCTCTGCCGCTGGTTTGCAAGCGACTGAGTATGAATACATCTATCCCTGCCCGCCAGGGCAGGCCGAGTTCCTGACCCAGGGCGCTCATCCCGAGGCCTTGTGGAGTCTGATGACAGTCCGGAAGGTCGGCAGTGACTTTGCACCGAGACAATGGATTGACCTCGTTCGACAGCTAACAACGACCAACGAGATTCTACGCACAACCTTTACTCGCTGTCACGGAAATTGGTATGGTGTTGTCCTCCGCGACGCAACTCCCGTGGTCGAGATCTATGAAGATGTCAGCAACGAGCAGAGACAACAAATCATCAAGTCTCTTGACGACTACCGTTTTGTGTTTGGGAAGCCCTTTATTCGCTATGCCATTCTCCATTTGTCGACAGGCGAGACCGAAATTGTCACCAAGCTCGACCACGGCCTGTACGACGGAACGCTTCTCCGCATATTCGGCGAGCACTTCCAGGCTTACCAAGACAATGTTCCTGTGGACCGCTTCACTTCATTCAAAGACTTTGCATTCCACATCTGGCAGATGGACAAGTCGCGCACGCTGTCGTTCTGGAAGCAATCTGAGAAGCGCCCTATTGCCTTCGAATTCCCCAGCAGCAGTGGCACCGAACCACGTATCAACTCTGTGCACGTCCACACCATCAACCTTGAATTTGATGCGTTCGCCAAGTCCACCGGTGCCACTgtctccatcatcttccagtccatcttccagctctggCTGGCGCTGCGCAGCAACCAACGCGACGTCGCTTTCGACTACCTCTACACCGGTCGCAACATTGACC contains the following coding sequences:
- the sidE gene encoding nonribosomal peptide synthase SidE yields the protein MAPVALRDLAESPELEGTEVVSMKARSSPPLTPPSPPCLVTDYIRHQVESNPDAPAVQCEQEQPYSYAALWQLVEHIAAAGQFRAGRIMPLCMDPSVEFVATVLAILRAGSAYVILDPEGSAQRNRVIAEDCGCEPVIVHEKYAAFFDHSVTIESIQSIQNHGQLDPPSITPSDLAYLIYTSGSTGTPKGVLLSHRAVSHGIDQFQLNGRKRWLLFYNPIFSAAQRTILATLSKGACLCLTRRDRLATALPEVLNNLQIDALGITPSALALLSPGETPACLQQITTVGEPLSQSLVNKWADRVHLRVSYGLSECAQLNFSRQLQPGDNPRNPGLPSDTTTAIVLEPGTMTRLSVNEPGELCLYGPQVANGYHQRQKETQAAFVKAPKDTHGTMMFRTGDLAVQREDGTFEILGRIDHQVKIHGQRVEPEEVAAKLATVKGVASLACVGCYINERMSLVAAIVPSPEADWGTLVQYLRDHARQSFPPYMVPSYWMSCTEFPTNQNGKVDFRAIRRLAESTEVSKMLGHSTSPKDGATAGLSETASKIAQVWAAVLNLPASSIIPSDSLVALGGTSIDAIRAIRELKGHGIHVELADMLQAHTIEEIADTVQLDSSPTHVSNEPAAPFDYISDAVLKADLLADRRVVDAYPVTALQEGILASTLQGSQDYLYQRVFDVRHLDLVRLQLAFQVVFWRTELLKSTFVAAAKGFLQVVRNDFNLPWSEVSLSLSEYLEQDKNNGVTLGEPFMRVAVLDRSILVVSVHHALFDFWSHRFLFDDVARVYYGRRPEKRPEWKSFVGLLHTRDTKASQDFWREHLGEAVPTVLNYAPVTKTSTARRTVSQEVRAASSALRAPLGAIIHAAWALVLSSHIASKSVTMATAVSGRELPVPGIEALNGPTLAVVPYAIAIDSEQTLQQLVQSVNTSLWKVIKHSQVGVRNALAAAERQGTTLFDTMVNILVNGKVNDDISKEVFQLYGRRPVWRTEYTTLNVEEGATGIDVTLTSPMEEHRLEFILEQFCMALNLIASNPRQTVKATNLVSETELQFMLQSHKNLPDATRTLNGQFEATVRTYPNRTAINYQNEQFLTYAELDSEANRMTHYLSELGVVPGDIVPLLLEKSPLMIKAILALFKLGAAYVPLSPENPLERNAYIARDVSAKFVLTEKEHEAYFASESDIPSVLLDQANLSQYGPEPQLVTVSPDALAYLLYTSGSTGLPKGVMVTHGACAAAMQSIIEFEHRQGQESRMLQFSNYVFDVSLYDFFVALHSGGTLCIAPSERLLNNLAEVINEMNVNHVFLTPTVARLLNPKDVPNLESMTVGGEQLTRDVVTTWASRVTLRNGYGPTEASVLVTMKDVDTDTTGGNIGRPLASVGAIVLEADGVRPVPYGAVGELCFFGPQLAQGYFKKPDITSAAFIESEVLNGRRLYRSGDLARYLPNGDIECLGRKDDQVKINGHRIELGEIEQAFLRTGEIKDCVLTVWKHNSTAHLVAVAVFDGASSEKPGEVLPLDGFAENVQRVRSKLTGLTPYMIPKAIVPLSSLPRLPSGKANRKQLKAMVQSLSQGELTKFSFDKVGAAQSKGAVIPLASETQKVLQQGWIETLQLADDDFGLEADFLSLGGDSIAAINLVSWLRRKQLKISVRDVLKYTSLGAMADQLKGESGDAHQIQKKTFTPPSEIDAAISAAGLQATEYEYIYPCPPGQAEFLTQGAHPEALWSLMTVRKVGSDFAPRQWIDLVRQLTTTNEILRTTFTRCHGNWYGVVLRDATPVVEIYEDVSNEQRQQIIKSLDDYRFVFGKPFIRYAILHLSTGETEIVTKLDHGLYDGTLLRIFGEHFQAYQDNVPVDRFTSFKDFAFHIWQMDKSRTLSFWKQSEKRPIAFEFPSSSGTEPRINSVHVHTINLEFDAFAKSTGATVSIIFQSIFQLWLALRSNQRDVAFDYLYTGRNIDLPDPQTINGTCANFLPMRSKVDPSMPVSEFLRQTQDEFWQYTENSTVGMDEIHEACETTREGFSNKTLFLFQPFEPAPATAKQYEKWIVMAKSQVTMPQPYAVVFEVVKTADVNEYKLKFAFDKRVYEKEQVQGEAQVIEKLLAKVMENAEASVGDVLGSFRS